Proteins found in one Amycolatopsis aidingensis genomic segment:
- a CDS encoding ArsR/SmtB family transcription factor: MHAFDVLGDPVRRRILELLAEGEQTSGAVCAVIVEEFGISQPAVSQHLKVLRENGFATVRPEGTRRLYAVNSEPLRDVDVWLDRFRRFWTPHLDALATELARGKRERRLRGEEQ; encoded by the coding sequence GTGCATGCGTTCGACGTACTCGGTGATCCGGTTCGCCGCAGGATCCTCGAGCTGCTCGCCGAGGGCGAGCAGACCTCCGGCGCGGTGTGCGCGGTGATCGTCGAGGAGTTCGGGATCAGTCAGCCGGCCGTGTCGCAGCATCTGAAAGTGCTGCGGGAGAACGGTTTCGCCACCGTGCGGCCAGAGGGCACCCGGCGGCTGTACGCGGTGAACTCCGAGCCGCTGCGGGATGTGGACGTGTGGCTCGACCGTTTCCGTCGATTCTGGACCCCGCATCTGGACGCACTGGCGACCGAGCTGGCCAGGGGTAAGCGCGAGCGCAGGCTACGCGGCGAGGAGCAGTAA
- a CDS encoding serine hydrolase yields MSTTSRRGARRAWLGVPLAAAMAVTLLPVTGAPAAAHPGIPSPVFDPDAVSWASIRDASSAGFQDRLDTYRRQGFLPVDIDIEVDGRQYRAGAVFQRNLDNRDWTVIRDLTSAEFGEEWRRQVDRRMRLVDQESYLLDGVRRYAAVFVANTEGYGWASKRNMTTAQAHDFYLDQRATRMPVDVDSYGTPDAPRFALAWVDNAEKLDWRLHRQLTSAEFSEKFAAYQGKFRVLAFDSMQTAQGQRYSAIWVENRDGRGWAERRDLTAQNFANWWHRYSDEGYRLVGFDRYQTVNGPRYTGIWRQNSDRPNWSLKNEVNQRVLQELTATDVPGISVAVTQGNQLRYLRGFGHADVNDNEWMDGTFVGPFNSVSKAVAGALTMDVAESSGGAFTLGQNTRDQVPQLPNHHTHEIGELTSLRGCVGHYGEIPAGTFDNPPYPTAEAAVNEFAGEPLACTPGTQWKYSTHSYSVLGWALEEYLGEPIGEIVEEWVTQKYGLASLRPIDLGNTGVRRMTLYSTSNTELTAGDSSYKVLGGGLEGSVRDMARFGQKLVTGQILGAAAMDDMLTPPDGLSSYAHGWWTGTENGHEVAAKDGNWPGSRTYLRVYPEDDVVVAVMSNRDGGGHSPIQLGRDIGAMILAELDA; encoded by the coding sequence ATGAGCACGACGTCAAGACGCGGTGCCAGGCGGGCCTGGCTGGGGGTACCGCTGGCCGCGGCGATGGCGGTGACCTTGCTGCCGGTCACCGGCGCGCCCGCGGCGGCGCATCCGGGGATACCGTCCCCGGTCTTCGACCCGGACGCGGTCTCCTGGGCCTCGATCCGGGACGCGAGCAGCGCCGGGTTCCAGGACAGGCTGGACACCTACCGCAGGCAGGGGTTCCTGCCGGTGGACATCGACATCGAGGTCGACGGCAGGCAGTACCGGGCGGGCGCGGTGTTCCAGCGAAACCTGGACAACCGGGACTGGACGGTGATCAGGGATCTGACCTCCGCCGAGTTCGGCGAGGAGTGGCGGCGGCAGGTGGACCGCCGGATGCGCCTGGTGGACCAGGAAAGCTACCTGCTCGACGGGGTACGCAGGTACGCGGCGGTGTTCGTGGCGAACACCGAGGGATACGGCTGGGCCTCCAAGCGGAACATGACCACCGCGCAGGCCCATGACTTCTACCTCGACCAACGCGCGACCCGGATGCCGGTGGACGTGGACAGCTACGGCACCCCGGACGCGCCGCGATTCGCGCTGGCCTGGGTGGACAATGCCGAGAAGCTGGACTGGCGGCTGCACCGGCAGCTCACCAGCGCCGAGTTCAGCGAGAAGTTCGCCGCCTACCAGGGCAAGTTCCGGGTGCTGGCGTTCGACTCCATGCAGACCGCGCAGGGCCAGCGCTACTCGGCGATCTGGGTGGAGAACCGCGACGGCCGCGGCTGGGCCGAACGTCGCGATCTGACCGCGCAGAACTTCGCCAACTGGTGGCACCGCTACAGCGACGAGGGCTACCGGCTGGTGGGCTTCGACCGGTACCAGACCGTGAACGGCCCGCGCTACACCGGGATCTGGCGGCAGAACAGCGACCGTCCGAACTGGTCACTGAAGAACGAGGTGAACCAGCGCGTACTGCAGGAGCTGACCGCGACGGACGTTCCCGGCATCAGCGTGGCGGTGACCCAGGGCAACCAGCTGCGTTATCTGCGCGGCTTCGGCCATGCCGATGTGAACGACAACGAGTGGATGGACGGCACCTTCGTCGGCCCGTTCAACTCGGTGAGCAAGGCGGTGGCCGGCGCACTCACCATGGACGTCGCCGAGTCCAGCGGCGGCGCGTTCACCCTCGGCCAGAACACCCGCGACCAGGTGCCACAGCTGCCGAACCACCACACCCACGAGATCGGCGAGCTGACCAGCCTGCGCGGCTGTGTCGGGCACTACGGCGAGATCCCGGCAGGCACCTTCGACAATCCGCCCTACCCCACGGCGGAGGCCGCGGTGAACGAGTTCGCAGGCGAGCCGCTGGCCTGCACCCCCGGCACTCAGTGGAAGTACAGCACGCACAGCTACTCGGTGCTCGGCTGGGCGCTCGAGGAGTACCTCGGCGAACCGATCGGCGAGATCGTCGAGGAGTGGGTGACCCAGAAGTACGGGCTGGCCAGCCTGCGGCCGATCGACCTCGGGAACACCGGGGTGCGGCGGATGACCCTGTACTCGACATCGAACACCGAGCTCACCGCTGGTGACTCCAGCTACAAGGTACTCGGCGGCGGCCTGGAAGGCTCGGTAAGGGACATGGCCCGGTTCGGCCAGAAACTGGTCACCGGCCAGATACTCGGCGCGGCCGCGATGGACGACATGCTCACCCCGCCGGACGGGCTGAGTAGCTACGCGCACGGCTGGTGGACCGGTACCGAGAACGGGCACGAGGTCGCGGCCAAGGACGGCAACTGGCCGGGCAGCCGCACCTACCTGCGGGTCTACCCGGAGGACGACGTCGTGGTCGCGGTGATGAGCAACCGGGACGGCGGCGGGCACAGCCCGATCCAGCTCGGTAGGGACATCGGCGCGATGATCCTGGCCGAGCTCGACGCCTGA
- a CDS encoding sigma-70 family RNA polymerase sigma factor produces the protein MTSPAEPTDAHLVELVLTGDRAAFAAMYDRYADRLHDFCVSILRNREDAADAVQDTFLLAAERLSQLEDPRRLRPWLYAVARNAALRRAKDRRRYAPEAEMAEQPDAGPVPPQAAEQAAVRDLVWSAAAGLSDRDRALLDLHLRHGLEGAELAEALGVGAGHAYVLLNRLRGQLERSLGALLIARLGRRDCTELATLLRDWDGRFSPLVRKRVARHVDRCGTCGERKRRTLSPVALLAAVPLVPAPALLRDRVLGQVDLVAHARSGGPPRPRSGRRRVMAAGAVLVALTGAGVWLGTRDAATPELAGEAAPGPAGSTRPVTSPAAAPPLATSGSLTPAGPSGTASPGPAAVTPATTDPATGRPDTAGPVFLDQSILPPRVGIRGCPDDQAEIRAEVEDDSGVETVRMDWTGPDGQGGSTELVAADGSWRAPLGPFPRRGQVRWQLTAADRAGNSSAGDPGTLTVFACATSTSTPIRVN, from the coding sequence ATGACCTCACCTGCCGAGCCAACCGATGCCCACCTGGTCGAACTCGTGCTCACCGGCGATCGCGCCGCGTTCGCCGCGATGTACGACCGGTACGCCGACCGGCTGCATGACTTCTGCGTCTCCATCCTGCGCAACCGGGAGGACGCCGCCGACGCCGTGCAGGACACCTTCCTGCTGGCCGCGGAACGGCTTTCCCAGCTCGAGGATCCGCGCCGGCTTCGGCCCTGGCTCTACGCCGTGGCCCGCAACGCGGCCCTGCGCAGGGCAAAGGATCGTCGCCGCTACGCCCCGGAGGCCGAGATGGCCGAGCAACCCGACGCCGGGCCGGTACCGCCGCAGGCGGCGGAGCAGGCCGCGGTGCGGGACCTGGTATGGAGTGCCGCCGCCGGACTGTCCGATCGCGACCGCGCGCTGCTCGACCTGCACCTGCGGCACGGTCTGGAGGGTGCCGAGCTCGCCGAGGCGCTCGGGGTGGGTGCCGGGCACGCCTACGTGCTGCTGAACCGGCTGCGTGGTCAACTGGAACGCTCACTCGGCGCGCTGCTGATCGCCCGGCTGGGCAGGCGGGACTGCACCGAGCTCGCCACCCTGCTGCGGGACTGGGACGGCCGGTTCTCCCCGCTGGTGCGTAAGCGGGTGGCCCGGCATGTGGACCGCTGCGGGACCTGCGGCGAGCGCAAACGGCGCACGCTCAGCCCGGTGGCCCTGCTCGCCGCGGTGCCGCTGGTGCCGGCTCCCGCCCTGCTGCGCGACCGGGTGCTGGGCCAGGTGGACCTGGTGGCGCACGCCCGGTCCGGCGGTCCGCCACGCCCGCGCTCCGGGCGCCGCCGGGTAATGGCGGCCGGGGCGGTGCTGGTCGCCCTCACCGGTGCCGGTGTGTGGCTGGGCACCCGGGACGCGGCGACTCCGGAGCTGGCAGGCGAGGCGGCCCCTGGCCCGGCGGGCAGTACCCGGCCGGTGACCTCACCGGCCGCGGCGCCGCCGCTCGCGACGTCCGGTTCGCTCACCCCGGCCGGACCTTCCGGTACGGCCAGCCCCGGCCCGGCGGCCGTCACCCCCGCGACCACCGACCCGGCCACCGGGCGGCCGGACACCGCGGGGCCGGTGTTCCTCGACCAGTCGATCCTGCCGCCGCGGGTGGGCATCCGGGGCTGCCCCGACGACCAGGCCGAGATACGTGCCGAGGTCGAGGACGACTCCGGGGTCGAGACGGTGCGCATGGACTGGACCGGGCCCGACGGCCAGGGCGGCAGCACCGAGCTGGTGGCGGCGGATGGATCGTGGCGGGCACCGTTGGGGCCGTTCCCGCGGCGTGGACAGGTGCGCTGGCAGCTGACGGCCGCCGACCGCGCCGGGAACAGCAGCGCGGGCGACCCCGGCACGCTGACCGTGTTCGCCTGCGCCACCAGCACGTCGACGCCGATCCGGGTGAACTGA
- a CDS encoding AfsR/SARP family transcriptional regulator has product MNTVTQPEYPRLRTLGGFTLYRAGRPVRAGEWRSRKARELLTLLVARRDEAICREQVCDLLWPGVDPGACRNRLSVALCTVRGMLDPDRRWAPDTFVTTYADAIRLTNLRVDAYEFLEGARRALRAHRAGAELAYCLLLAADADYAGDFCADDPYLECAAPLREEARATHVAVLRALAVAAGEIDDTERQHRCFLRLLQYDPYDEFAQAGLVRLLRGQRRLGEATRFQARCRSRMAELSLPPR; this is encoded by the coding sequence ATGAACACGGTGACCCAGCCGGAGTACCCACGCCTGCGCACCCTCGGCGGGTTCACCCTGTACCGCGCGGGCCGGCCGGTGCGGGCCGGGGAATGGCGCTCGCGGAAGGCCCGCGAGCTGCTGACCTTGCTGGTGGCGCGCAGGGACGAGGCGATCTGCCGGGAGCAGGTGTGCGACCTGCTCTGGCCGGGGGTCGATCCGGGCGCCTGCCGCAACCGGCTCTCGGTCGCGCTGTGCACGGTGCGCGGGATGCTCGATCCGGACCGGCGGTGGGCACCGGACACCTTCGTCACCACCTACGCCGACGCGATCCGGCTGACGAACCTGCGGGTGGACGCCTACGAGTTCCTGGAAGGGGCCCGGCGCGCGCTGCGCGCCCACCGGGCCGGTGCCGAACTGGCCTACTGCCTGCTGCTCGCCGCGGACGCGGACTACGCGGGGGACTTCTGCGCCGACGATCCCTATCTGGAATGCGCCGCACCGCTGCGGGAGGAGGCGCGGGCCACGCACGTGGCCGTCCTCCGCGCGCTGGCGGTTGCCGCGGGGGAGATCGACGACACCGAGCGGCAACACCGGTGCTTCCTGCGGTTGCTGCAATACGACCCTTACGACGAGTTCGCCCAGGCCGGCCTGGTGCGGTTGCTACGGGGACAGCGGCGACTCGGCGAGGCGACCCGGTTCCAGGCGCGCTGCCGCAGCCGGATGGCCGAGCTGAGCCTGCCGCCCCGCTGA